From one Magnolia sinica isolate HGM2019 chromosome 18, MsV1, whole genome shotgun sequence genomic stretch:
- the LOC131232768 gene encoding uncharacterized protein LOC131232768, with product MVGIFSRISGIRTGHRRSQTAVYGRETVPPNAESTSSVAAAAAAHGLEVAVEFKPVEHPIEPLDTDQPVRCPLPEPSILNDGTIWKERLSASMGRRSDLPVVREGVHSESEAAAGTKPRSVPARRSRLPSSISAPENDLINMLEECRAAAD from the exons atggtgggaattttttctagaatttcaggCATCAGAACTGGGCATAGAAGGTCACAGA CTGCTGTT TACGGAAGGGAAACAGTACCACCAAATGCAGAATCAACGAGTTCTGTGGCTGCTGCTGCCGCCGCCCATGGGCTTGAAGTTGCAGTGGAGTTTAAGCCAGTCGAACACCCGATTGAGCCTCTAGACACTGATCAGCCAGTCAGATGTCCATTGCCTGAACCTTCAATTCTAAAT GATGGAACAATATGGAAGGAACGGCTGTCAGCAAGCATGGGAAGGAGGTCCGACTTGCCAGTTGTGAGGGAAGGAGTACATTCTGAATCCGAAGCAGCAGCTGGAACAAAGCCACGGTCAGTCCCGGCTCGTCGGTCACGCCTACCATCGTCCATCAGTGCTCCTGAGAATGACCTCATAAATATGCTGGAAGAATGCAGAGCAGCTGCAGATTAG
- the LOC131232653 gene encoding uncharacterized protein LOC131232653 isoform X3, with protein sequence MAGIRAIGIVSAMASAALSVDHAYADSPFHFPLFSSSPPSPLPPQASPQTPPAEPAAKEEPRPRNDNPRTTAAGFDPEALERGAKAVREINSSSQAKQVFDLMKKQEETRQAELAAKQSEFQALQSQHEIERQRVIYEEQKKLVQQQAQTKAQMARYEDELARKRMQAENESQRARNQELVKMQEESSIRQEQTRRATEEQIQAQRRQTERERAEIERETIRVKAIAEAEGRAHEAKLAEEVNKRMLVERANAEREKWLAAINTTFEHIGGGLRAILTDQNKLVVAVGGVTALAAGIYTTREGARVVWGYVERILGQPSLIRESSRGKYPWSGLVSRAMSSLSRKTDKGASSGGNGKGFGDVILNPSLQKRIEQLARATANTKSHQAPFRNMLFYGPPGTGKTMAARELAHKSGLDYALMTGGDVAPLGSQAVTKIHQLFDWAKKSQKGLLLFIDEADAFLCERNKIHMSEAQRSALNAILFRTGDQSKDIVLALATNRPGDLDSAVTDRIDEVLEFPLPGEEERFKLLKLYLDKYIARAGDQKRGWLPFFRRQQQKIQINGLSDDVIREAAAKTDGFSGREIAKLMASVQAAVYGSKDCELDAAMFREVVDYKVAEHQQRRKLAGEGESATNSIVFVQIGSRETMQVKAVFKSLFILIFFISMQAAIGSRAVEGTYMAGWHKKPWMNHGISRGKHVANLASEHRYRVRKSVVVSTGSFSSRNA encoded by the exons ATGGCTGGGATTCGTGCAATAGGGATTGTTTCTGCGATGGCGTCGGCAGCTCTATCCGTCGACCATGCTTACGCCGATAGCCCGTttcatttccctctcttttcttcttctcctccttccccTCTTCCTCCCCAAGCTTCTCCACAAACCCCTCCAGCGGAGCCCGCAGCGAAAGAAGAACCGCGGCCCCGGAACGACAATCCACGGACAACGGCGGCTGGGTTCGACCCAGAAGCGCTTGAGAGAGGCGCCAAGGCCGTGCGGGAGATCAACAGCTCGTCGCAAGCCAAACAA GTTTTTGATTTGATGAAAAAGCAAGAAGAGACAAGGCAGGCAGAGTTGGCGGCAAAGCAATCTGAGTTCCAGGCTCTACAATCTCAGCATGAAATT GAAAGACAGCGGGTAATATATGAAGAACAGAAGAAACTAGTTCAGCAACAGGCACAGACAAAAGCCCAAATGGCTCGTTATGAGGATGAATTGGCAAGGAAGAGAATGCAG GCAGAGAATGAAAGTCAAAGAGCAAGGAATCAAGAGCTTGTCAAAATGCAAGAAGAATCATCCATCAGACAGGAGCAAACCCGCCGTGCAACAGAAGAACAGATCCAAGCCCAACGTCGGCAAACAGAGAGGGAGAGGGCTGAGATAGAGCGGGAAACAATCAGGGTTAAGGCTATTGCAGAAGCAGAAGGAAGGGCACATGAAGCAAAACTAGCTGAAGAGGTAAATAAACGGATGCTAGTAGAACGGGCAAATGCTGAGAGAGAGAAATGGCTTGCAGCTATAAACACAACTTTTGAGCATATAGGAG GTGGTTTGCGGGCCATACTAACAGATCAGAATAAGCTTGTTGTAGCTGTTGGGGGAGTAACAGCTCTTGCAGCAGGGATCTACACGACAAG AGAGGGTGCTAGGGTGGTTTGGGGCTATGTTGAAAGAATATTAGGGCAACCATCCCTGATCAGAGAGTCCTCCAGAGGGAAGTACCCTTGGTCTGGTTTGGTCTCTCGTGCAATGAGCTCATTATCACGTAAAACTGACAAAGGAGCCAGTTCAGGGGGAAATGGTAAAGGGTTTGGCGATGTGATTCTGAATCCTTCTCTTCAGAAAAGAATAGAACAGCTTGCCCGTGCTACTGCAAATACAAAATCCCATCAAGCACCGTTTCGCAACATGCTGTTTTACGGTCCTCCAGGAACTGGGAAAACTATGGCTGCAAGAGAACTTGCTCATAAATCT GGGCTTGATTATGCGTTGATGACTGGCGGAGATGTAGCGCCATTGGGATCACAGGCGGTTACCAAGATACATCAGCTATTTGATTGGGCTAAGAAGTCTCAAAAGGGTTTGCTGCTTTTCATTGATGAAGCAGATGCATTTTTATGCGA GCGTAACAAGATTCACATGAGTGAAGCCCAACGGAGTGCTCTCAATGCTATCCTCTTCCGAACAGGTGACCAGTCCAAAGACATAGTCCTCGCCCTTGCTACCAACCGGCCAGGCGATCTCGACTCCGCTGTCACCGACCGTATTGATGAGGTTCTCGAATTCCCCCTACCCGGAGAGGAGGAACGCTTCAAGTTGCTCAAACTCTACCTAGACAAATACATTGCACGGGCGGGTGATCAAAAGCGTGGGTGGCTGCCCTTCTTCAGGCGGCAACAGCAGAAGATACAGATCAATGGATTATCAGATGATGTTATCCGGGAGGCTGCAGCCAAAACGGACGGATTTTCAGGCAGGGAGATAGCGAAGCTGATGGCCAGTGTTCAGGCCGCTGTCTACGGAAGCAAGGACTGCGAGCTTGATGCAGCCATGTTCCGCGAGGTTGTGGATTACAAGGTTGCAGAGCATCAGCAGAGAAGGAAACTTGCGGGCGAAGGGGAGAGTGCTACTAAC TCCATCGTTTTTGTACAGATAGGATCAAGAGAAACAATGCAGGTGAAAGCAGTTTTCAAATCCCTCTTCATCCTCATCTTCTTCATCTCCATGCAAGCGGCCATTGGATCACGGGCTGTGGAAGGCACCTACATGGCCGGATGGCATAAGAAACCATGGATGAACCATGGGATCTCACGGGGTAAGCACGTAGCTAATCTGGCGAGCGAGCATCGATATCGAGTCAGGAAGTCGGTTGTAGTTTCTACTGGTAGCTTCTCTAGTAGAAATGCCTAA
- the LOC131232653 gene encoding uncharacterized protein LOC131232653 isoform X2 → MAGIRAIGIVSAMASAALSVDHAYADSPFHFPLFSSSPPSPLPPQASPQTPPAEPAAKEEPRPRNDNPRTTAAGFDPEALERGAKAVREINSSSQAKQVFDLMKKQEETRQAELAAKQSEFQALQSQHEIERQRVIYEEQKKLVQQQAQTKAQMARYEDELARKRMQAENESQRARNQELVKMQEESSIRQEQTRRATEEQIQAQRRQTERERAEIERETIRVKAIAEAEGRAHEAKLAEEVNKRMLVERANAEREKWLAAINTTFEHIGGGLRAILTDQNKLVVAVGGVTALAAGIYTTRYLLGFANKCLEGARVVWGYVERILGQPSLIRESSRGKYPWSGLVSRAMSSLSRKTDKGASSGGNGKGFGDVILNPSLQKRIEQLARATANTKSHQAPFRNMLFYGPPGTGKTMAARELAHKSGLDYALMTGGDVAPLGSQAVTKIHQLFDWAKKSQKGLLLFIDEADAFLCERNKIHMSEAQRSALNAILFRTGDQSKDIVLALATNRPGDLDSAVTDRIDEVLEFPLPGEEERFKLLKLYLDKYIARAGDQKRGWLPFFRRQQQKIQINGLSDDVIREAAAKTDGFSGREIAKLMASVQAAVYGSKDCELDAAMFREVVDYKVAEHQQRRKLAGEGESATNIGSRETMQVKAVFKSLFILIFFISMQAAIGSRAVEGTYMAGWHKKPWMNHGISRGKHVANLASEHRYRVRKSVVVSTGSFSSRNA, encoded by the exons ATGGCTGGGATTCGTGCAATAGGGATTGTTTCTGCGATGGCGTCGGCAGCTCTATCCGTCGACCATGCTTACGCCGATAGCCCGTttcatttccctctcttttcttcttctcctccttccccTCTTCCTCCCCAAGCTTCTCCACAAACCCCTCCAGCGGAGCCCGCAGCGAAAGAAGAACCGCGGCCCCGGAACGACAATCCACGGACAACGGCGGCTGGGTTCGACCCAGAAGCGCTTGAGAGAGGCGCCAAGGCCGTGCGGGAGATCAACAGCTCGTCGCAAGCCAAACAA GTTTTTGATTTGATGAAAAAGCAAGAAGAGACAAGGCAGGCAGAGTTGGCGGCAAAGCAATCTGAGTTCCAGGCTCTACAATCTCAGCATGAAATT GAAAGACAGCGGGTAATATATGAAGAACAGAAGAAACTAGTTCAGCAACAGGCACAGACAAAAGCCCAAATGGCTCGTTATGAGGATGAATTGGCAAGGAAGAGAATGCAG GCAGAGAATGAAAGTCAAAGAGCAAGGAATCAAGAGCTTGTCAAAATGCAAGAAGAATCATCCATCAGACAGGAGCAAACCCGCCGTGCAACAGAAGAACAGATCCAAGCCCAACGTCGGCAAACAGAGAGGGAGAGGGCTGAGATAGAGCGGGAAACAATCAGGGTTAAGGCTATTGCAGAAGCAGAAGGAAGGGCACATGAAGCAAAACTAGCTGAAGAGGTAAATAAACGGATGCTAGTAGAACGGGCAAATGCTGAGAGAGAGAAATGGCTTGCAGCTATAAACACAACTTTTGAGCATATAGGAG GTGGTTTGCGGGCCATACTAACAGATCAGAATAAGCTTGTTGTAGCTGTTGGGGGAGTAACAGCTCTTGCAGCAGGGATCTACACGACAAGGTACCTTTTGGGTTTTGCAAACAAATGTTt AGAGGGTGCTAGGGTGGTTTGGGGCTATGTTGAAAGAATATTAGGGCAACCATCCCTGATCAGAGAGTCCTCCAGAGGGAAGTACCCTTGGTCTGGTTTGGTCTCTCGTGCAATGAGCTCATTATCACGTAAAACTGACAAAGGAGCCAGTTCAGGGGGAAATGGTAAAGGGTTTGGCGATGTGATTCTGAATCCTTCTCTTCAGAAAAGAATAGAACAGCTTGCCCGTGCTACTGCAAATACAAAATCCCATCAAGCACCGTTTCGCAACATGCTGTTTTACGGTCCTCCAGGAACTGGGAAAACTATGGCTGCAAGAGAACTTGCTCATAAATCT GGGCTTGATTATGCGTTGATGACTGGCGGAGATGTAGCGCCATTGGGATCACAGGCGGTTACCAAGATACATCAGCTATTTGATTGGGCTAAGAAGTCTCAAAAGGGTTTGCTGCTTTTCATTGATGAAGCAGATGCATTTTTATGCGA GCGTAACAAGATTCACATGAGTGAAGCCCAACGGAGTGCTCTCAATGCTATCCTCTTCCGAACAGGTGACCAGTCCAAAGACATAGTCCTCGCCCTTGCTACCAACCGGCCAGGCGATCTCGACTCCGCTGTCACCGACCGTATTGATGAGGTTCTCGAATTCCCCCTACCCGGAGAGGAGGAACGCTTCAAGTTGCTCAAACTCTACCTAGACAAATACATTGCACGGGCGGGTGATCAAAAGCGTGGGTGGCTGCCCTTCTTCAGGCGGCAACAGCAGAAGATACAGATCAATGGATTATCAGATGATGTTATCCGGGAGGCTGCAGCCAAAACGGACGGATTTTCAGGCAGGGAGATAGCGAAGCTGATGGCCAGTGTTCAGGCCGCTGTCTACGGAAGCAAGGACTGCGAGCTTGATGCAGCCATGTTCCGCGAGGTTGTGGATTACAAGGTTGCAGAGCATCAGCAGAGAAGGAAACTTGCGGGCGAAGGGGAGAGTGCTACTAAC ATAGGATCAAGAGAAACAATGCAGGTGAAAGCAGTTTTCAAATCCCTCTTCATCCTCATCTTCTTCATCTCCATGCAAGCGGCCATTGGATCACGGGCTGTGGAAGGCACCTACATGGCCGGATGGCATAAGAAACCATGGATGAACCATGGGATCTCACGGGGTAAGCACGTAGCTAATCTGGCGAGCGAGCATCGATATCGAGTCAGGAAGTCGGTTGTAGTTTCTACTGGTAGCTTCTCTAGTAGAAATGCCTAA
- the LOC131232653 gene encoding uncharacterized protein LOC131232653 isoform X1: MAGIRAIGIVSAMASAALSVDHAYADSPFHFPLFSSSPPSPLPPQASPQTPPAEPAAKEEPRPRNDNPRTTAAGFDPEALERGAKAVREINSSSQAKQVFDLMKKQEETRQAELAAKQSEFQALQSQHEIERQRVIYEEQKKLVQQQAQTKAQMARYEDELARKRMQAENESQRARNQELVKMQEESSIRQEQTRRATEEQIQAQRRQTERERAEIERETIRVKAIAEAEGRAHEAKLAEEVNKRMLVERANAEREKWLAAINTTFEHIGGGLRAILTDQNKLVVAVGGVTALAAGIYTTRYLLGFANKCLEGARVVWGYVERILGQPSLIRESSRGKYPWSGLVSRAMSSLSRKTDKGASSGGNGKGFGDVILNPSLQKRIEQLARATANTKSHQAPFRNMLFYGPPGTGKTMAARELAHKSGLDYALMTGGDVAPLGSQAVTKIHQLFDWAKKSQKGLLLFIDEADAFLCERNKIHMSEAQRSALNAILFRTGDQSKDIVLALATNRPGDLDSAVTDRIDEVLEFPLPGEEERFKLLKLYLDKYIARAGDQKRGWLPFFRRQQQKIQINGLSDDVIREAAAKTDGFSGREIAKLMASVQAAVYGSKDCELDAAMFREVVDYKVAEHQQRRKLAGEGESATNSIVFVQIGSRETMQVKAVFKSLFILIFFISMQAAIGSRAVEGTYMAGWHKKPWMNHGISRGKHVANLASEHRYRVRKSVVVSTGSFSSRNA; encoded by the exons ATGGCTGGGATTCGTGCAATAGGGATTGTTTCTGCGATGGCGTCGGCAGCTCTATCCGTCGACCATGCTTACGCCGATAGCCCGTttcatttccctctcttttcttcttctcctccttccccTCTTCCTCCCCAAGCTTCTCCACAAACCCCTCCAGCGGAGCCCGCAGCGAAAGAAGAACCGCGGCCCCGGAACGACAATCCACGGACAACGGCGGCTGGGTTCGACCCAGAAGCGCTTGAGAGAGGCGCCAAGGCCGTGCGGGAGATCAACAGCTCGTCGCAAGCCAAACAA GTTTTTGATTTGATGAAAAAGCAAGAAGAGACAAGGCAGGCAGAGTTGGCGGCAAAGCAATCTGAGTTCCAGGCTCTACAATCTCAGCATGAAATT GAAAGACAGCGGGTAATATATGAAGAACAGAAGAAACTAGTTCAGCAACAGGCACAGACAAAAGCCCAAATGGCTCGTTATGAGGATGAATTGGCAAGGAAGAGAATGCAG GCAGAGAATGAAAGTCAAAGAGCAAGGAATCAAGAGCTTGTCAAAATGCAAGAAGAATCATCCATCAGACAGGAGCAAACCCGCCGTGCAACAGAAGAACAGATCCAAGCCCAACGTCGGCAAACAGAGAGGGAGAGGGCTGAGATAGAGCGGGAAACAATCAGGGTTAAGGCTATTGCAGAAGCAGAAGGAAGGGCACATGAAGCAAAACTAGCTGAAGAGGTAAATAAACGGATGCTAGTAGAACGGGCAAATGCTGAGAGAGAGAAATGGCTTGCAGCTATAAACACAACTTTTGAGCATATAGGAG GTGGTTTGCGGGCCATACTAACAGATCAGAATAAGCTTGTTGTAGCTGTTGGGGGAGTAACAGCTCTTGCAGCAGGGATCTACACGACAAGGTACCTTTTGGGTTTTGCAAACAAATGTTt AGAGGGTGCTAGGGTGGTTTGGGGCTATGTTGAAAGAATATTAGGGCAACCATCCCTGATCAGAGAGTCCTCCAGAGGGAAGTACCCTTGGTCTGGTTTGGTCTCTCGTGCAATGAGCTCATTATCACGTAAAACTGACAAAGGAGCCAGTTCAGGGGGAAATGGTAAAGGGTTTGGCGATGTGATTCTGAATCCTTCTCTTCAGAAAAGAATAGAACAGCTTGCCCGTGCTACTGCAAATACAAAATCCCATCAAGCACCGTTTCGCAACATGCTGTTTTACGGTCCTCCAGGAACTGGGAAAACTATGGCTGCAAGAGAACTTGCTCATAAATCT GGGCTTGATTATGCGTTGATGACTGGCGGAGATGTAGCGCCATTGGGATCACAGGCGGTTACCAAGATACATCAGCTATTTGATTGGGCTAAGAAGTCTCAAAAGGGTTTGCTGCTTTTCATTGATGAAGCAGATGCATTTTTATGCGA GCGTAACAAGATTCACATGAGTGAAGCCCAACGGAGTGCTCTCAATGCTATCCTCTTCCGAACAGGTGACCAGTCCAAAGACATAGTCCTCGCCCTTGCTACCAACCGGCCAGGCGATCTCGACTCCGCTGTCACCGACCGTATTGATGAGGTTCTCGAATTCCCCCTACCCGGAGAGGAGGAACGCTTCAAGTTGCTCAAACTCTACCTAGACAAATACATTGCACGGGCGGGTGATCAAAAGCGTGGGTGGCTGCCCTTCTTCAGGCGGCAACAGCAGAAGATACAGATCAATGGATTATCAGATGATGTTATCCGGGAGGCTGCAGCCAAAACGGACGGATTTTCAGGCAGGGAGATAGCGAAGCTGATGGCCAGTGTTCAGGCCGCTGTCTACGGAAGCAAGGACTGCGAGCTTGATGCAGCCATGTTCCGCGAGGTTGTGGATTACAAGGTTGCAGAGCATCAGCAGAGAAGGAAACTTGCGGGCGAAGGGGAGAGTGCTACTAAC TCCATCGTTTTTGTACAGATAGGATCAAGAGAAACAATGCAGGTGAAAGCAGTTTTCAAATCCCTCTTCATCCTCATCTTCTTCATCTCCATGCAAGCGGCCATTGGATCACGGGCTGTGGAAGGCACCTACATGGCCGGATGGCATAAGAAACCATGGATGAACCATGGGATCTCACGGGGTAAGCACGTAGCTAATCTGGCGAGCGAGCATCGATATCGAGTCAGGAAGTCGGTTGTAGTTTCTACTGGTAGCTTCTCTAGTAGAAATGCCTAA
- the LOC131232653 gene encoding uncharacterized protein LOC131232653 isoform X4, translating into MAGIRAIGIVSAMASAALSVDHAYADSPFHFPLFSSSPPSPLPPQASPQTPPAEPAAKEEPRPRNDNPRTTAAGFDPEALERGAKAVREINSSSQAKQVFDLMKKQEETRQAELAAKQSEFQALQSQHEIERQRVIYEEQKKLVQQQAQTKAQMARYEDELARKRMQAENESQRARNQELVKMQEESSIRQEQTRRATEEQIQAQRRQTERERAEIERETIRVKAIAEAEGRAHEAKLAEEVNKRMLVERANAEREKWLAAINTTFEHIGGGLRAILTDQNKLVVAVGGVTALAAGIYTTRYLLGFANKCLEGARVVWGYVERILGQPSLIRESSRGKYPWSGLVSRAMSSLSRKTDKGASSGGNGKGFGDVILNPSLQKRIEQLARATANTKSHQAPFRNMLFYGPPGTGKTMAARELAHKSGLDYALMTGGDVAPLGSQAVTKIHQLFDWAKKSQKGLLLFIDEADAFLCERNKIHMSEAQRSALNAILFRTGDQSKDIVLALATNRPGDLDSAVTDRIDEVLEFPLPGEEERFKLLKLYLDKYIARAGDQKRGWLPFFRRQQQKIQINGLSDDVIREAAAKTDGFSGREIAKLMASVQAAVYGSKDCELDAAMFREVVDYKVAEHQQRRKLAGEGESATNDQEKQCR; encoded by the exons ATGGCTGGGATTCGTGCAATAGGGATTGTTTCTGCGATGGCGTCGGCAGCTCTATCCGTCGACCATGCTTACGCCGATAGCCCGTttcatttccctctcttttcttcttctcctccttccccTCTTCCTCCCCAAGCTTCTCCACAAACCCCTCCAGCGGAGCCCGCAGCGAAAGAAGAACCGCGGCCCCGGAACGACAATCCACGGACAACGGCGGCTGGGTTCGACCCAGAAGCGCTTGAGAGAGGCGCCAAGGCCGTGCGGGAGATCAACAGCTCGTCGCAAGCCAAACAA GTTTTTGATTTGATGAAAAAGCAAGAAGAGACAAGGCAGGCAGAGTTGGCGGCAAAGCAATCTGAGTTCCAGGCTCTACAATCTCAGCATGAAATT GAAAGACAGCGGGTAATATATGAAGAACAGAAGAAACTAGTTCAGCAACAGGCACAGACAAAAGCCCAAATGGCTCGTTATGAGGATGAATTGGCAAGGAAGAGAATGCAG GCAGAGAATGAAAGTCAAAGAGCAAGGAATCAAGAGCTTGTCAAAATGCAAGAAGAATCATCCATCAGACAGGAGCAAACCCGCCGTGCAACAGAAGAACAGATCCAAGCCCAACGTCGGCAAACAGAGAGGGAGAGGGCTGAGATAGAGCGGGAAACAATCAGGGTTAAGGCTATTGCAGAAGCAGAAGGAAGGGCACATGAAGCAAAACTAGCTGAAGAGGTAAATAAACGGATGCTAGTAGAACGGGCAAATGCTGAGAGAGAGAAATGGCTTGCAGCTATAAACACAACTTTTGAGCATATAGGAG GTGGTTTGCGGGCCATACTAACAGATCAGAATAAGCTTGTTGTAGCTGTTGGGGGAGTAACAGCTCTTGCAGCAGGGATCTACACGACAAGGTACCTTTTGGGTTTTGCAAACAAATGTTt AGAGGGTGCTAGGGTGGTTTGGGGCTATGTTGAAAGAATATTAGGGCAACCATCCCTGATCAGAGAGTCCTCCAGAGGGAAGTACCCTTGGTCTGGTTTGGTCTCTCGTGCAATGAGCTCATTATCACGTAAAACTGACAAAGGAGCCAGTTCAGGGGGAAATGGTAAAGGGTTTGGCGATGTGATTCTGAATCCTTCTCTTCAGAAAAGAATAGAACAGCTTGCCCGTGCTACTGCAAATACAAAATCCCATCAAGCACCGTTTCGCAACATGCTGTTTTACGGTCCTCCAGGAACTGGGAAAACTATGGCTGCAAGAGAACTTGCTCATAAATCT GGGCTTGATTATGCGTTGATGACTGGCGGAGATGTAGCGCCATTGGGATCACAGGCGGTTACCAAGATACATCAGCTATTTGATTGGGCTAAGAAGTCTCAAAAGGGTTTGCTGCTTTTCATTGATGAAGCAGATGCATTTTTATGCGA GCGTAACAAGATTCACATGAGTGAAGCCCAACGGAGTGCTCTCAATGCTATCCTCTTCCGAACAGGTGACCAGTCCAAAGACATAGTCCTCGCCCTTGCTACCAACCGGCCAGGCGATCTCGACTCCGCTGTCACCGACCGTATTGATGAGGTTCTCGAATTCCCCCTACCCGGAGAGGAGGAACGCTTCAAGTTGCTCAAACTCTACCTAGACAAATACATTGCACGGGCGGGTGATCAAAAGCGTGGGTGGCTGCCCTTCTTCAGGCGGCAACAGCAGAAGATACAGATCAATGGATTATCAGATGATGTTATCCGGGAGGCTGCAGCCAAAACGGACGGATTTTCAGGCAGGGAGATAGCGAAGCTGATGGCCAGTGTTCAGGCCGCTGTCTACGGAAGCAAGGACTGCGAGCTTGATGCAGCCATGTTCCGCGAGGTTGTGGATTACAAGGTTGCAGAGCATCAGCAGAGAAGGAAACTTGCGGGCGAAGGGGAGAGTGCTACTAAC GATCAAGAGAAACAATGCAGGTGA